A single region of the Nitrosomonas sp. Is79A3 genome encodes:
- a CDS encoding universal stress protein has protein sequence MIENSGVHNLLLASDLSSRCDRATDRAAQLAQAWRAKLLVVHAIDPAYAVRYAKMTQELPSWRHPEDYRTVAARRLSMDLASDKINAGVYVSEGIPHEVVLEAARRENSDLVITGLGRDESLARTQFGSTLDKLLQELPVPLMIVRRRIRGPYRHVVIATDFSPASQPALETAIRWFGDAQLTLFHAYEGAGLRGDALANDAWNTIANDQCDSFLSGMALEPSVVSRLHRVIDRGHPEVLLCDYVSHKEIDLVVLGTHGRSGFLKTMIGSTAENLLHLLECDTMVVRGR, from the coding sequence ATGATAGAAAATTCTGGAGTTCACAACTTACTGCTTGCCTCTGATCTCAGCAGTCGATGTGATCGTGCAACGGACCGCGCGGCGCAATTGGCCCAAGCCTGGAGAGCTAAATTACTAGTGGTACATGCAATAGATCCTGCCTATGCTGTTCGCTATGCGAAGATGACGCAAGAGCTGCCTTCGTGGCGGCATCCGGAAGATTACCGGACAGTTGCGGCACGTCGATTGAGTATGGATTTGGCGTCCGATAAGATTAACGCTGGAGTATACGTATCCGAAGGTATACCCCACGAAGTCGTGCTTGAAGCCGCACGCCGGGAAAATAGCGATTTAGTCATCACTGGTCTGGGACGCGATGAATCTCTCGCGCGGACTCAATTCGGCAGCACCCTCGATAAGCTACTGCAAGAACTGCCCGTTCCATTAATGATCGTGCGTCGCCGGATACGAGGCCCCTATCGGCATGTGGTAATAGCAACAGATTTTTCGCCAGCATCACAGCCAGCTTTAGAGACTGCAATACGTTGGTTTGGTGATGCACAACTGACCTTGTTCCACGCTTACGAGGGCGCCGGTTTGAGAGGGGATGCACTGGCGAATGATGCGTGGAACACTATTGCCAACGACCAGTGCGACAGTTTTCTTTCCGGAATGGCACTGGAACCATCAGTTGTGAGCCGCCTTCATCGTGTCATTGACAGAGGCCACCCGGAAGTGCTGCTGTGCGATTACGTGAGTCACAAAGAGATCGACCTTGTAGTGCTCGGTACACACGGTCGCAGTGGATTTCTTAAAACTATGATCGGAAGTACAGCCGAGAATCTATTGCATCTTCTGGAATGCGATACCATGGTCGTGCGGGGCCGGTAA